Below is a window of Lytechinus variegatus isolate NC3 chromosome 4, Lvar_3.0, whole genome shotgun sequence DNA.
TGATTTAGTCAACTAAgtttaaaatcatttcaaacacCAAACTCTCGCCAGAATGTAATTCCCATATGATTGCTTGCATGGATACCATTTATCTCTTGCTAACTGTAGTCGGTCACTTGAAAGGCCTTGGTTTACCCCTCCTTTCCGTAGCCTGCAAAGAAGATCATACTCCATTCTGGTCCCGGAGAGGAGTTGTTTTTGACTTGTCAGTTCCGTCCCCAGGTGTTTTGACTTGGATCAATCCCGCGCAGTTCCGGGATCTATCATGAAGTTTGAAATATCAGTTAGAACCGATTTGGATTATTTCGTTTCCAGGCGTTTTGGCCTGGATCCTGCAGCTAGATGATCAATCGTAACCTTCTGCAGACTTTTACAGACGTTAATTTGGACATCAGTGAAAGATCTTGCACGAGTTGATTTAGACCTGACAGTTCCTTTTCGAGGCTGTTGGCCTGGGTCCTGCATGATTGATCTATCTCGGCTCAATCctgcagaagttgatttggacATGTCAGCTCTGTTTCTGAGCGTTTTCGCCTTCagattttgacgactttttcagcattttgcttaatgaattttactcaatttttttatacaatcaAATTCAACCCAGAAAACcggagtttttttttccaggtgGGGATAGACGTGTTCGGGGAATGCATCTCTTTACCACCACCAGACCATCATTGCCACTGACACTCCGCATAATATGATTGCGTTGACAAGGGTGAACTTTTGCCACATCGGATTCTCGTCAATGCTCTTGATCATGCTGGCCTCGTCCGGCACTTCGTGGTCGTCCTTAGGGTTGTAACCAAGAAACCAATAGACACATCTCTTCAAAACAGAGGTTTCTATGATTCAGAGGGGAAAAAATTacgaagatgattatgatgatgaaagtgacaCAGACAGAATCAAAGCTCGTTTTCACGTATTAGAATTACAAGGACAAAGTCAAACTGCTTAGAGCATATAGGGATATAATTTTTATCCTATACTAAGGTTTGAAGGTTTCCCACTCGACTACTCTTTTATAAAAACAAGAACACTACAGCACTCCCATCTTCCATAGTTTAATCACTTTATACACTCTGCCATATGAGCGTATTATGCAGTGTTTTAGGATAAATCCTTGCGGACATGATAAACTATCGTGTTACAAAAAAATTTCAAGTTCCAATTCTTTTTCTGGGACGTTCTGTATTGGACGTGGTGTGCATGTTCGACTGAATTTTGCTCAGTTTCAAACCTACCGCTGCCAATCGTAAAAATAACTATTATAATAATGGCAGGCCTCTGATCATTAAACTTGATCTGGACCTGGGTACCGAAAGGATTTTTTCACCGCGACGCAGAACGAATCTTAAAACAATGCAAATGTCTTGAAAATGGTAGTCGAATGAAaagctgagaggtctttgtcggaAACTGTTGAATCGTAAAAGAAGTTTCGCCATCCGTCTGGAAGCTGACGAAAAGTGGCAAACATGTCGTTTGCTAAAGTCAAGGACGAAACTACTGATTCGATTCAGCAATCCTCGATAATGacttcattgtcatgaagggcatttgacaatacattctCTACGATTCGAAATCTGCGTCACGTTGCGAAAACTCCCTATTTCCTCGATTGAGTAGCAAACTACTAGTATTTGCTTTCAGTTCCTTCATTTGCATTGatatattgataaaaagttcgTGCAATGATCACGATTTCTCCAAACTAATTTCAAGTCCGAAAATGAATGATAAGAACCTCAATTTAAAGATCACAGAATTGACACTGTGTCAGAGTCCCAGAGTTTATGCAGAAAAGGAAATTTTAAATACCTTCATTTTCAGTCGTGTTTTGCGGTGCTGGCTCAGCCTCCAAAGCGCCCTCTCCGTCTCCCGGTGCCCTTTTCACTTCATCTTGGGTGGCTTCGTTGGCCTCTTTGCTCTTGTTCATTTCCACAGCCTCAGGGTTCTGTTCAGGATCAGTGGTCTTCCCATTTTTGTCACCCGCTTTGATGTCCATTCCTCTGGTCCAGTAAGTCTTACCCATGACCTATATAAAAGGagcaaaaagtttttttttaaaagaaaggaCCCTAAAAAGAACAGTTTTGctcaaaaatatttataatttgCATTCAAACGTGCATTACAATTGTTTATCAGTCTATCCTCTTTATCATCGGAGTCAGTTTTTATTAGGGCCCGACTCAGAATTCCTGCGCTTCATTAGCAAAATGACTAAGGCGATAAATCATTTTAGACCTGATACACCAAGGATATTTTGTAATAATTCGTGTGTTTTCCTCCTTGACCAAATTTTGATCACTTTACTTTCATTCTGCTAAAAGATATACAGGCAATGAATTGTGGTTTATTGCATGCTATGTTATAACTTGTCAGACTCTGACAATGTAAAGTCTAAACAATAGGTGCTGATAAGAACTCTTTCGGCCCGTATTTGGTTCCCTCGAGGAAAGATTCTTTATATGCTTAAGGAACATTAAATGGTTTTGTAAAGAACCTAAAAAGGTTCCAAAGTACTGTTTAAGGAAAACTTTCAGGGAACCTGTATGCGGGGCAAGGAAATAACCTTCGTAAGCATGATAAGATCATTTTACCAAGAGTCCAATGCGTATTACCTGTTCAGGCAAGGGTTTCTCTGTAATCAGACTGACAGCTATGGTGACGACCAAAGATACCAGGGTCACGATACAGTTGTAGTAGAGGAAGTGGACCCCACTAACAATACCGGGTCTGGTGTCCTCTACCCCGCAGGCTGGGGAAGGGTATATGATGTCCAGGATCATCCTAGTCAGGCCAAGGGCCACACCGGCTACCAGACCCCAGAAAGCCCCCTTTGatttaagtttaaaaaaacaatgcatGACATTACATTCCGATATATCTGTAAGCATGGTATTTTTTAGGCCAGCTTAATAACATATCAAATTAGTCGGGTGGTTATATGAGACAAGTTAAATTCATGCGGATTTGATCAGTCACACTCAGATTTTCGTGGAACATCGCCTGGAATCATGGttataattatcaataaaataGAATATGCAATACAATAGTCAAATGCGAAGAGGACTTTTAGAAAGAAGACAAAGAAGTTAGGAGAGAGATTTGTGTGTGTCGGTGCGTGGGCGTGTgtatgtgagagagagagagaataaaggAAGATGGGTGATGGGCACCAACCTGTTCATTAGTTCTTGGCCAGATCACGCCCATGACAAAACATATGAAGATGGATGGTGCGAAATAAGACTGAAGAGATTGGATGTACTGGAATAGCTGGCCACCTTGAGCAGCTTGGACTATAGGAACCCAAAGGATGCTTATCCCAACTAAAATCAACACAAATACCCTGTAtagaaaggtcaaaggtcatatagaaaagggaaataataatgattagaGGTTGATAAAGATAACTTgtaaatgagttcgtacagaacaATAGATTCACCACCAAAAATATCTGTGtgtatgaatttaaaaaaatgtgccaaAAGATTCTGAAAGAAACTGTGTAATTGCCGAGTACTTATAAAAACAAGCATGGCATTTCATTCAGATGTCGAGTCCTTTTCCAAGCAATGTTAATGCTCTGGCCCACACGTGCATAACTGTGCTAGCAATCATCAATCAATAGTTTAGATTCcatgattatttttcacaaagttaGTTTGTGTAACTGTCCTAGATCGAAATCTACGATGATAATATTTATGGCGATAGTTTACCTTGGttttatacatataaaaatgaaatgagtgtTTGCTTCAACTAGcgttcatatatatataaacttcGTCTTTCATTGAAGTTGATAGAGctttataggcctattattacaaaaaaatcatttgttacCCAGCATTGATGAAAACACCTAGATCAGCTGGAGAGGTACCATTGAAAGAAAATCGAGAAGCGAAAAGCACTTGAAATAGATAAAACGATGTTACAAGTGTTTTCCACTTGAATGCTTGACCTGCTTATATGAAGTAGTACGGGGTTACAATTCTCGGATTTTACTTTGGTCATCTTTCACCCAGTTCAGGGTTTCTAGCCGTGGAGGTTGCACGGGCCTAATATAGATATTCGTTCGAGCCAATAGCTCAACTTTTAAGTTTgttattgctgattgacaaaaatgaatgaatatgactgacaatctaacactgattctagggagggtacctactgaacttactttttccgaattggaaagatatatcaccactatggaactatatttttactggcggaagaattagggtcattttactctccaagtgatgaatttggtcccgtcaggtgtagtcttcataaatgctgatttatttttaaaatgagtcGGTCGAAATACCCTTTtatggtcagatatggaatgtcagacatttattctatccactggtagtacacattcaaccctcgaatttcctcctcattttttaggaattacttttaagtgccactttaacacacgagtctatgggaaatgaattaggcctgtgagccctGGATGAgggtagacatacacagttacACAAACAAAACCGACTTAGCACAAACACAGGAGGATCTGTCATTgctaaaaatgtaatatttttcgCCAGTGTGGCTGTATAGTGGCGTAGTCAGCCAAAGACTTTGAGGCGCCAAACTGGTGCATCGGGCAAATTTTCTAAGAAGTCGCGAGCGAACATGATTTTTGATACGAAAAGCTAATTTCCATTgtctttccttcttttcatttgtggatttttttaaaggaggtTAGCAGTGTCGACTGCTCATGCTAGTATTGGCGTCACTAATCATCTGGATAATAGTTTCTAGGTCTACTCTAGGTCCATGGTCTTCGGTAAAGCAGGCGTGATTGCGAGCAAGACCGGCCCGTTAATATCGTTCTTTGGTCGCCATACACTCGGAAACAGCATAAATGTATACCAATACAAATTCGTTTCTCAAAATCTATCATGATCTGACCAGTGAGATGTGATACTGACCATTGCTGCTGACCTTCAATAGCTTGTACAGTTCTTAGTGAAATATGTTTGAATAAAGTGTAATGAATGAGGCAAATTTTGGACGATGAACTTTTTGTTGAATGTAAAAAGAGATCTACCTTCCAACAATCATCAATTCAGTGTTCCTCGCCTGTGGTCGTACACGGCGCCATACATCCATGGTGAAGATCGTACTTCCGCTGTTGAAAATGGACGTGAGAGAGCTCATGAGGGCAGCAATCATGACTGCCATCATCAGTCCCTTGGCACCTTGAAACAtgacaaacaaaacaatcaCGAAAGACACTTAAAAAAAGTACTTACATGAAAATAACTAAAAATATTTCCAGACCCTTTTTCATCAGGAGTGTTATAAACTTTGAGTACTAATAATAACTATTTTCGGCTCCGGATTTCATTCCAATTGTTTATTAAAGTCAGACCACATGTATCAAAATGACATGTTGATTAAAAAAGTGACCAAATTGGGGACTTATAGTTTCGTCTGTTCGAGTTTATCCCGATGATGAGACTCCCCTCACTGATTTGTAAGAgttgttgattgattgatttttttaacacGGGCACACGTTGGTATCAATTATTCAtaaggaattttttttatttatttgatgaaaGATAAAAGACCTATGTATCATAAAATTGCTTTGGTCAAGGGTcgtgccgggaatcgaaccccggactttcatgGTGTAGGCGGGCACGTGAATGAGTAGTAGAAACTTACCGACTGGCATAAGCCGAAGGATAAGGAGAGGGTAGGCAATGTTTGAGCATGAGCTGGGATTCTGGCAGTACTCTGTGCAGGCTTCACTGTCAACACACGCAACCTCATCtgcaaaataacaataataatagtaatagtaataataatgataataatgataataatgctaGTGAGAATAAAATTCAGTTACACAAACATGGACTGGGTAAAAGTTATCATGATCGGGTTAGGCGTTTTATCCTTTATGCTACGGTCACACATTTGATTTGGGACCGATTCCAAATAGATGGCATTCTCAATCGACAAACCATCGGTTGGTGAGATTAAGTTTCCTCGGTGTGACAATTACTTTACCTACTAGGAAGAATTAGGAGGATGGAAGAAAGAAGGGGATATTTGTAATAATCCATTCAATGGGAAAAACTGTTTGGTTCTTCAAATGACTCGTTATCGTTCCCTTTTGTGAAGCAAATCATGATGCCTTACAAcacattttatttacatgtaatagtTCTATCATGAGCCAtgcagctcagattttttttaagcaagAAGAAAATCATTAAACGACAGAGCATATAATTATACATATTTAAAGATATAGTGTCATCGTGAAGCCGGGAGACAAGCGAGACAGAAAGCAAGCAAGTGTCCCGAAGTTTTGAACTTAACAAACTGTTTCCGACAAGCGATATCCAAATAGACCTGTTGAATTGACGTCATCACGCCGCCATCTTAGAGGCTGACGTCTTTGCCTTTCGTTGGTGATCTGCAGCTGGCACATAATTTATCTGCCAACTCAGTGTAGGCATATTCTTATATCCTCTGAGTGGTGGCGCTTTGGGATTATGACGTCACGTGCATAAGGTTTTTAATAGTTTCACTACGCATGCAAGTCAAcactatttttcttcatatcaTTCATTCTCACCTGTGTATAAAACCCTTGCAATCATACCCGGCATGACGATAAGAAACTGAGGTAAAAGTTTGAGGTAGCCAGCCACCAATGACCCTCCCTTGGCGTGCGTTACGTTCTTGGCGGCAAGAGAACGCTGCACGATGACctacatataaataaaaagcaaaacaatACATAGAGCATAACCTTTTATAAAGCCATAGTCGGAGCTTACAATCGACAGTTTAAGCTTGATTGACCTACGATAAGGCAAGATATCTGCGAAAACTCTACGAGGGCTTTGCTAACTTTGCTTACGTTTGCAATGATTTTACTCGTATGACGAAGATTTTGAAACATATTCGGGTACGAATTGCGAAGAAAAGCGTAACGGGGTGCCCCAggaaacacacacacaatcaaTAAAAGACCTCCGTCACTGGTTGGCGAGGACTTCCAAACCCAAGCACACGATTGGCGCACTTTTTCCAACACCATGGACACTAGTCATGGTGGACATTGCCATATCGTGACATTTATGAGTTTTCGCTCCACTGTCAGTTGTCTTTTGTgacattgaaaaacaaaaagtctttgttgaaattttgtcaatcagaacagcagtttcgtcctggactctggcCAAACtacattatttacaattttttcgtcagctccgaaagcTTGGATGATGTTCCGGTTCACCATTGGTCGACAAAGTCCTACCAGCTAtggttcattgtcatttgacgggtaCTTCCAATATATTTGCTGCGTTCTTCAATCCGTCGTCCATCGCAGAGCAAAAACTGTTTATTGCAACCTTCGCAAACGTGTGTGTGTCGCATGAAAACCGCACTCTACAGTtcaattaaaggtattgtttaactttgtgagcagccgatttaaaaaattatcaaaccaagatgaaacatgtgtacaagtgcatgtattataactaataaaccctgataACAACCGTTATTGAGAATGAagagctaaaactacaaggcaaaccccgattttgtaaataggcgtcttatagacgcctaaatattacacataagtgtatgcgatgaaattaagatggtgtttccggtcactttatatttcaatttttgaatcactaaataattatttttgaacgcaattttttctggatTTCATtcttgtaacatatcacagacacaggtgacaagtgtgacctactagctcagatttttttaaaagtcaaaccaatgttaaccaatcactttaaggaaGTATAAGATTGGGTTATTATCCCATACCTGATCCGTACACCAATACCAAACCCCGATCACCATGATACCAATGATGGTACCGGGCCAAGGCTGGTCGGAGGTTAGAGGGTGTCTCATCATACTGAAGGCATCTTCCCTGGGATACCCACAGCTGGTATTGGTATCGTTAAGAACCGATGATGGGATGGCTTGCATGTACTCCAGCATCAAACCCTCCAGACCACCGATTTCCATGAAACCTGAATAAggaaaattatttaaaagaaataaagaaaaaaaagattgttcACGTTTGTTTTGCGCATGTGTAGTCACCACGATCAGTGTTTGTGCAATCAGgccaatataattttttactcTAATGGCATTATAAAGGTGAAGCGAGACAATTTGTCCACGAATTCAATTAAAAATCTTTAACATTTGTTGGAAAATAATGAACACTATAAAAGATGAATTAATAATGTATCATCATCATGCACATGGATAAAACTCAAACTGGATATTTGTTCGGCCAATAACATGACGTCATATCAGTCATGTCAGTATGACGATCTAAATGCCCCATATTCAAAATTCATGAATATAGATATTCGTTACAAAATGTAGCTAAAATCTGTTCTAGTTATGCTAGATACTCCTAGTGAGACAATTCCTAACCAATGCGATTTTGTGACCAACTTTGGCGATACCTATCGTATTTCCGAGCCAAAAACCGAGTGAGTCAATTAGCAACCCCAGTTTAAATTGGGTTAAGTCCTACATAATGCACAAGCGTCATATCATAACGAGACCGTTAATATATGGTTATTAATATTATATGAATCTTTTTTATCGACTTACTTATCACCATAAGGGCAATACCAC
It encodes the following:
- the LOC121413768 gene encoding sodium/myo-inositol cotransporter 2-like; this translates as MPEYLRVRFGGQRLRIFMSLSALFLYVFTKISVDIYAGAIFIQQAFNWNIYASIFILLAVTAIYTITGGLAAVIYTDTLQSFVMVIGGIALMVISFMEIGGLEGLMLEYMQAIPSSVLNDTNTSCGYPREDAFSMMRHPLTSDQPWPGTIIGIMVIGVWYWCTDQVIVQRSLAAKNVTHAKGGSLVAGYLKLLPQFLIVMPGMIARVLYTDEVACVDSEACTEYCQNPSSCSNIAYPLLILRLMPVGAKGLMMAVMIAALMSSLTSIFNSGSTIFTMDVWRRVRPQARNTELMIVGRVFVLILVGISILWVPIVQAAQGGQLFQYIQSLQSYFAPSIFICFVMGVIWPRTNEQGAFWGLVAGVALGLTRMILDIIYPSPACGVEDTRPGIVSGVHFLYYNCIVTLVSLVVTIAVSLITEKPLPEQVMGKTYWTRGMDIKAGDKNGKTTDPEQNPEAVEMNKSKEANEATQDEVKRAPGDGEGALEAEPAPQNTTENEETSVLKRCVYWFLGYNPKDDHEVPDEASMIKSIDENPMWQKFTLVNAIILCGVSVAMMVWWW